The proteins below are encoded in one region of Neisseria bacilliformis:
- a CDS encoding efflux RND transporter permease subunit, whose product MAKFFIDRPIFAWVIAIFIILAGIIGINNLPVSQYPSVGAPTISLSATYPGASAQVMEDSVLAVIERNMNGVEGLDYMSTSADSSGSGQVTLTFTPETDENFAQVEVQNKLSEVLSQLPSTVQQNGVTVSKSRSNFLMVLMMSSKTMGTEEIADYVERNIKPEIQRIDGVGTARLFGSQRAMRVWVDPKKLENYNLSMAEVSSAISSQNVQISAGELGALPNVAGQTISATITVEGQLSTAEQFGNIIVRSNTDGSNVYLKDVADIKLGSQDYSTATRLNGEPAVGMAVMLSNKGNAMATATAVRKRMDELKRFFPGDMQWSAPYDTSTFVSISIEKVVHTLGEAILLVFVVMYIFLQNFRYTLIPTIVVPISLLGAFACLQYLGMSINVLTMFAMVLVIGIVVDDAIVVVENVERIMSEEGLLPKEATKKAMSQISGAVVGITAVLISVFVPLLFFSGAQGKIFTQFAATMAIAIGFSAFFALSLTPALCATLLKPIPKGHHVEKKGFFGWFNRTFSKGTHGYEGWVAKLIKRAVPMLAVYIGLAAVAGLLYVRIPTSFLPSEDQGSLMMMVQLPAGATKERTDATLATANDIIMKMPEVKSFLSVSGFSFGGSGQNMGFGFITLKDWKERTDPSSGASAVAGKITGALMGSVKDGFGIALNPPAIMELGTSSGFEMYLQDRNNSGHAALLAKRNELIAKMRQSPMFDASNVRASGLEDAPQLKLEIDRAAAAAQGIDFASVRSVLATALSSSYINDFPNKGRLQRVIVQADAAARMQPDQILALTVPNSSGVAVPLSTFVTAKWETGMQQSVRFNGYPAMKIEGAAASGYSTGQVMAEAQRMVDELEGGYSLEWAGQSREEVKGSSQTYLVYGLAILAVFLVLAALYESWSIPLAVILVVPLGFLGIVLGVTGRNGFLALFGVAPQYLNDIYFKVGMITVIGLSAKNAILIIEFAKDLQEQGLGTVKAALQAAHLRFRPIIMTSFAFILGVVPLFFASGASSASQRAIGTTVLSGMLVGTILSVFLVPLFYVVVRRLFKGKTPHDDAPHEAQTGHTA is encoded by the coding sequence ATGGCTAAGTTTTTTATCGACCGCCCCATTTTCGCGTGGGTAATCGCGATATTCATCATTCTGGCGGGCATCATCGGCATCAACAATCTGCCGGTGTCGCAGTATCCCAGCGTGGGCGCGCCCACCATCAGCCTGTCGGCCACCTATCCGGGCGCGTCGGCGCAGGTGATGGAAGACAGCGTGCTGGCCGTGATCGAGCGCAATATGAACGGCGTGGAAGGTTTGGACTATATGTCCACCAGCGCGGACAGCAGCGGCTCGGGCCAGGTTACGCTGACCTTCACGCCGGAAACCGACGAAAACTTCGCGCAGGTGGAAGTGCAGAACAAACTCTCGGAAGTGTTGTCGCAGCTGCCCTCCACCGTGCAGCAGAACGGCGTTACCGTGTCCAAATCGCGCTCCAACTTCCTGATGGTGCTGATGATGTCCTCGAAAACGATGGGCACCGAGGAAATCGCCGACTACGTGGAACGCAACATCAAGCCGGAAATCCAGCGTATCGACGGCGTGGGCACCGCCCGCCTCTTCGGCTCGCAACGCGCGATGCGTGTGTGGGTTGACCCGAAAAAGCTGGAAAACTACAACCTCTCGATGGCCGAAGTGTCGTCCGCCATTTCCTCGCAAAACGTGCAGATTTCCGCCGGCGAATTGGGCGCGCTGCCCAATGTGGCCGGACAAACCATCTCCGCCACCATCACCGTGGAAGGCCAGCTTTCCACCGCCGAGCAGTTCGGCAACATCATCGTCCGCTCCAACACCGACGGCTCGAACGTCTATCTGAAAGACGTGGCCGACATCAAACTCGGCAGCCAGGACTACTCCACCGCCACCCGCCTCAACGGCGAGCCGGCCGTGGGCATGGCGGTGATGCTGTCCAACAAAGGTAACGCGATGGCCACCGCCACGGCGGTGCGCAAACGCATGGACGAGCTCAAACGCTTCTTCCCCGGCGACATGCAGTGGAGCGCGCCTTACGACACCTCCACCTTCGTGTCCATTTCGATTGAAAAAGTGGTGCACACGCTGGGTGAAGCCATCCTGCTGGTGTTCGTGGTGATGTACATCTTCCTGCAAAACTTCCGCTACACCCTGATTCCCACCATCGTCGTGCCGATTTCGCTGCTGGGCGCGTTCGCCTGCCTGCAATATCTGGGCATGTCGATCAACGTATTGACCATGTTCGCCATGGTGCTGGTGATCGGTATCGTGGTGGACGACGCGATTGTGGTGGTGGAAAACGTCGAGCGCATCATGTCGGAAGAAGGGCTGCTACCGAAAGAAGCCACCAAAAAGGCCATGAGCCAGATTTCCGGTGCGGTAGTCGGTATTACCGCCGTGCTGATTTCGGTGTTCGTCCCGCTGCTGTTCTTCTCGGGCGCGCAGGGCAAAATCTTCACCCAGTTCGCCGCCACCATGGCGATTGCCATCGGCTTCTCGGCCTTCTTCGCCCTTTCGCTCACCCCCGCATTGTGCGCCACGCTGCTCAAACCGATTCCCAAAGGCCACCATGTCGAGAAAAAAGGCTTCTTCGGCTGGTTCAACCGCACGTTCAGCAAAGGCACGCACGGCTATGAAGGCTGGGTGGCCAAGCTGATCAAACGCGCCGTGCCGATGCTGGCCGTCTATATCGGCCTGGCGGCCGTGGCCGGCTTGTTGTACGTCCGCATCCCCACCTCCTTCCTGCCCTCCGAAGACCAGGGCAGCCTGATGATGATGGTGCAGCTTCCCGCCGGTGCCACCAAAGAGCGCACCGACGCCACTTTGGCCACCGCCAACGACATCATCATGAAAATGCCCGAAGTGAAGAGCTTTTTGAGCGTATCCGGTTTCAGCTTCGGCGGCTCCGGCCAGAACATGGGCTTCGGCTTCATCACCCTGAAAGACTGGAAAGAGCGCACCGACCCATCCAGCGGCGCGTCCGCCGTGGCCGGCAAAATCACCGGCGCGCTGATGGGCAGCGTCAAAGACGGCTTCGGCATCGCGCTGAACCCGCCCGCCATCATGGAGCTGGGCACCAGCTCGGGCTTCGAGATGTACCTGCAAGACCGCAACAACAGCGGCCATGCCGCCCTGTTGGCCAAACGCAACGAGCTGATCGCCAAAATGCGCCAAAGCCCGATGTTTGACGCCTCCAACGTCCGCGCTTCCGGCCTGGAAGACGCGCCGCAGCTCAAACTCGAAATCGACCGCGCCGCCGCCGCCGCGCAGGGCATCGACTTTGCCTCCGTGCGCTCCGTATTGGCTACCGCGTTGAGTTCGTCCTACATCAACGACTTCCCCAACAAAGGCCGCTTGCAGCGCGTCATCGTCCAGGCCGACGCCGCCGCGCGCATGCAGCCCGACCAAATCCTTGCCCTGACCGTGCCCAACTCCTCGGGCGTGGCCGTGCCGCTGTCCACCTTCGTTACTGCGAAATGGGAAACCGGCATGCAGCAGAGCGTGCGTTTCAACGGCTACCCCGCGATGAAAATCGAAGGCGCGGCCGCCTCGGGCTACTCCACCGGCCAGGTGATGGCCGAAGCGCAGCGCATGGTTGACGAACTCGAAGGCGGATACAGCCTCGAATGGGCGGGACAGTCGCGCGAAGAAGTCAAAGGCAGCTCGCAAACCTATCTGGTTTACGGCCTCGCCATTCTCGCCGTGTTCCTCGTTCTGGCCGCCCTGTATGAAAGCTGGTCGATTCCGCTGGCCGTCATTCTCGTCGTGCCGCTGGGCTTCCTCGGCATCGTCTTGGGCGTAACCGGCCGCAACGGCTTCCTCGCCCTCTTCGGTGTCGCGCCGCAGTATTTGAACGACATCTACTTCAAAGTCGGCATGATCACCGTGATCGGCCTGAGCGCGAAAAACGCCATCCTGATTATCGAGTTCGCCAAAGACCTGCAAGAACAAGGCTTGGGCACCGTCAAAGCCGCCTTGCAGGCCGCGCACCTGCGCTTCCGCCCGATCATCATGACATCGTTTGCCTTCATCCTCGGCGTCGTGCCGCTGTTCTTCGCCTCCGGCGCAAGCTCTGCCAGCCAAAGGGCGATCGGCACCACCGTGCTCTCCGGCATGCTGGTTGGCACGATACTGTCGGTATTCCTCGTGCCGCTGTTCTACGTTGTCGTACGCCGCCTGTTCAAAGGCAAAACGCCGCACGACGACGCGCCGCACGAAGCGCAAACCGGCCACACCGCCTAA